A DNA window from Camelina sativa cultivar DH55 chromosome 13, Cs, whole genome shotgun sequence contains the following coding sequences:
- the LOC104736961 gene encoding probable magnesium transporter NIPA5 isoform X2 produces MVDSGGSYKGMSSDNVKGLVLALSSSLFIGASFIVKKKGLKRAGASGLRAGSGGYSYLLEPLWWIGMITMIVGEIANFAAYAFAPAILVTPLGALSIIISASLAHIILHEKLHTFGILGCALCIVGSVTIVLHAPQERDIDSVLEVWNLATEPAFLFYAAGVVGAAILLIVQFVPLYGKSHVMVYIGVCSLIGSLSVMSVKALGIALKLTFSGTNQLGYPQTWVFTVIVLMCILTQMNYLNKALDTFNTAVVSPIYYVMFTSLTILASIIMFKDWDGQNGTQIMTELCGFVTILSGTFLLHTTADMVDGESKGNLSSENHLLLRLPKHSEDSKGFAQEGIILSLRRQESAKSPRPARQIKQQEEDLEAAVPLRRQESSSRS; encoded by the exons ATGGTGGATTCTGGTGGAAGTTATAAAGGAATGTCCTCGGATAATGTAAAGGGTTTAGTTTTGGCTCTATCTTCAAGCTTATTCATTGGTGCTAGTTTcattgtgaagaagaaaggactTAAGAGGGCTGGTGCTTCTGGTCTGAGAGCAG GGTCTGGAGGTTATTCATACTTGCTTGAGCCTCTCTGGTGGATAGGCATGATAACAA TGATTGTAGGGGAAATTGCAAACTTTGCCGCGTATGCGTTTGCACCTGCCATTCTAGTTACTCCTCTTGGTGCGCTTAGCATTATTATCAG CGCTTCGCTTGCACATATCATCTTACATGAAAAGCTACACACTTTCGGGATCCTTGGTTGTGCTTTATGTATTGTTGGTTCAGTAACAATCGTGTTACATGCTCCACAAGAACGAGATATTGATTCTGTTTTAGAAGTATGGAATCTTGCAACAGAACCTG CTTTTCTCTTCTACGCCGCGGGTGTGGTAGGAGCAGCCATCTTACTTATAGTTCAATTTGTACCACTTTATGGGAAGTCACATGTCATGGTATATATCGGTGTTTGCTCTCTCATAGGATCGTTATCG GTTATGAGCGTTAAAGCTCTCGGGATAGCATTGAAACTCACTTTTTCTGGAACAAATCAATTAGGATACCCGCAAACATGGGTCTTCACTGTGATAGTTCTTATGTGCATTCTTACGCAAATGAACTATCTAAACAAG GCGCTTGATACGTTCAACACAGCAGTGGTTTCGCCCATATATTATGTTATGTTCACGTCATTGACGATCTTGGCTAGTATCATTATGTTTAAG GACTGGGATGGGCAGAACGGAACACAGATCATGACAGAGTTGTGTGGGTTCGTCACAATCCTATCTGGAACGTTTCTTCTTCACACAACAGCAGATATGGTTGATGGCGAGTCTAAAGGAa ATTTATCATCGGAGAATCATCTGCTTCTGCGACTTCCAAAACATTCAGAAGACAGTAAAGGGTTTGCACAAGAAGGCATCATTCTCAGTCTAAGACGTCAAGAGTCAGCAAAGTCACCACGGCCTGCACGTCAGATCAAGCAACAAGAAGAGGATCTTGAAGCAGCTGTACCACTTCGGAGACAAGAAAGTTCATCACGTTCATAA
- the LOC104736961 gene encoding probable magnesium transporter NIPA5 isoform X1 has product MVDSGGSYKGMSSDNVKGLVLALSSSLFIGASFIVKKKGLKRAGASGLRAGSGGYSYLLEPLWWIGMITMIVGEIANFAAYAFAPAILVTPLGALSIIISASLAHIILHEKLHTFGILGCALCIVGSVTIVLHAPQERDIDSVLEVWNLATEPAFLFYAAGVVGAAILLIVQFVPLYGKSHVMVYIGVCSLIGSLSVMSVKALGIALKLTFSGTNQLGYPQTWVFTVIVLMCILTQMNYLNKALDTFNTAVVSPIYYVMFTSLTILASIIMFKDWDGQNGTQIMTELCGFVTILSGTFLLHTTADMVDGESKGTTKNADLSSENHLLLRLPKHSEDSKGFAQEGIILSLRRQESAKSPRPARQIKQQEEDLEAAVPLRRQESSSRS; this is encoded by the exons ATGGTGGATTCTGGTGGAAGTTATAAAGGAATGTCCTCGGATAATGTAAAGGGTTTAGTTTTGGCTCTATCTTCAAGCTTATTCATTGGTGCTAGTTTcattgtgaagaagaaaggactTAAGAGGGCTGGTGCTTCTGGTCTGAGAGCAG GGTCTGGAGGTTATTCATACTTGCTTGAGCCTCTCTGGTGGATAGGCATGATAACAA TGATTGTAGGGGAAATTGCAAACTTTGCCGCGTATGCGTTTGCACCTGCCATTCTAGTTACTCCTCTTGGTGCGCTTAGCATTATTATCAG CGCTTCGCTTGCACATATCATCTTACATGAAAAGCTACACACTTTCGGGATCCTTGGTTGTGCTTTATGTATTGTTGGTTCAGTAACAATCGTGTTACATGCTCCACAAGAACGAGATATTGATTCTGTTTTAGAAGTATGGAATCTTGCAACAGAACCTG CTTTTCTCTTCTACGCCGCGGGTGTGGTAGGAGCAGCCATCTTACTTATAGTTCAATTTGTACCACTTTATGGGAAGTCACATGTCATGGTATATATCGGTGTTTGCTCTCTCATAGGATCGTTATCG GTTATGAGCGTTAAAGCTCTCGGGATAGCATTGAAACTCACTTTTTCTGGAACAAATCAATTAGGATACCCGCAAACATGGGTCTTCACTGTGATAGTTCTTATGTGCATTCTTACGCAAATGAACTATCTAAACAAG GCGCTTGATACGTTCAACACAGCAGTGGTTTCGCCCATATATTATGTTATGTTCACGTCATTGACGATCTTGGCTAGTATCATTATGTTTAAG GACTGGGATGGGCAGAACGGAACACAGATCATGACAGAGTTGTGTGGGTTCGTCACAATCCTATCTGGAACGTTTCTTCTTCACACAACAGCAGATATGGTTGATGGCGAGTCTAAAGGAa CGACAAAAAATGCAGATTTATCATCGGAGAATCATCTGCTTCTGCGACTTCCAAAACATTCAGAAGACAGTAAAGGGTTTGCACAAGAAGGCATCATTCTCAGTCTAAGACGTCAAGAGTCAGCAAAGTCACCACGGCCTGCACGTCAGATCAAGCAACAAGAAGAGGATCTTGAAGCAGCTGTACCACTTCGGAGACAAGAAAGTTCATCACGTTCATAA